The DNA segment ACGTGCCGACGAGCGTTCCGGCGAGGACCTTGCGCTCCTCGGTGGACATGCGCGCGGTGCGCGTGGGTTCCTGGACTGCGGTCATGCGAACTCCGTTGTTCTGGGCAGGGCTGATATTCAGGGGTCGGCGCGGGTCGTCGCGCCGTATGCATGGGTTTCCCGACCGATCGTTCGGTTGGAAACATGACCATAGCGCACGACGGCGACACGTGCCAGCCGGGGTTCGGCGCGGGGCGCGGCGCCGGGGTTCAGCGCAGGCAGGGCTCAGCGCAGGTCGAGGCGCATGAGCACGCGCGGGAAGCCGTTGAGCACGCTCGTCGTGTCGGCGGCCTTCACGAAGCCGGCGCGCTCGAACGTCGCGCGCGTGCCGACGTAGGCCATCGTCAGGTCGACCCGCTCGCCGCCGTTGTCGACCGGATACGCCTCGACCATCGGGGCGCCGTGCTCGCGGGCGAACCGGACCGCGCCCGCGACGAGGTGGTGCGAGACGCCCTGCTTGCGGTGCCCGGGCCGGACGCGCACGCACCACAGCGACCACACGTCGAGGTCGTCCACGTGCGGGATGCGGCGATTCGTCGCGAAGCTCGTGTCGGCGCGCGGGTGGATCGCGGCCCAGCCGACCGGTTCGTCGCCGTCGTACGCGACGACGCCCGGCGCCGGATCCTCGCCGCACAGCTCGCGTACGCGATCCCCGCGCTCCGGCCCGCGCAGGGCGAGGTTCTCCTTCGAGGATCGCAGTCGGTAGCTCAGGCAGAAGCACACGTTCGAATCGGGACGCTTCGGCCCGATGACGGCGGCGACATCGTCGAATGCCACTGCGGGCCGGACCTCGATGCTCATGCGCCGAGCACCCTGAGGCCGCCGGTCCATCCGCTCCCGGTCGGGACCGCGGTGTCCGCGATCCGCCCGTCGCGTGCGAAGCCGCCCCACGCGGCGCGCAGCGCCGAGCCCGCCTCGACGAGCGCCTCATCGCCGTGCGGCGCGAGCAGCGGCGTGCCCGCCCACGCCTCGGCCGCGGGGAAGAGCAGCGCCAGCTCGATCGCGTGGGTCGACCCGAGGGAGCCGCCCGCGGGGTGCCCGTCGAACTCGCCGAACCGCACGTTCGCCCCCGCCGAGGCGAGCAACCGGGCGAAGCGCCGGCCGTCCCTCCGGTAGACGCCGTCGGTCGTGCGGGAGGTCACGAGGCGCCTCAGCATCCTGCCGACGACCGGCCGCGCGGCGAGCGCGGCGAGCTTCGGGTCGACCTCGAAGAAGAACGACGTCTCGTCGCGGTTGCAGGTCACGAGCACGTCGAGGCTCGCCGCGCGCTCGCGCCATCGTCGCTCGACCGCAGCCTCTTCCGGGAGGGGCGCGCGGCCGTACCGCGGCCCGAACGGCATCGCGGAGCGCAGGCCCGATCCGGCGGCGGCCGCCTTCGCATCGGCCTGCGCGGCGAACACGTCGTCGATGGGCGCCGCGGGATCGAGTGGGCCTGCCGCGACCCGCATGCGCTCCTGCATCTCGGCCCGCCCCCGGCGGATCCCGAACGGCGCGCTCTGCAGGATGACGCGTCGGAAGAGCCCGTCCGCGCCGTCGGCGGCCAGGACGTGCGCGATCGCATCGGCCCCGGACGACTGGCCCCACGCCGTGACCCGCTCGGGGTCGCCGCCGAACTCGGCGATGTGCGCGCGCACCCAGCGGAACGCGGCGATGAGGTCGTGGAGCGCGAGGTTCGCGGGGTGCGCGTCGTCGGTCGGGTAGCCGAGCTGGCCGAGCCTGCTGGTCACGGCGACCACGAGTACGCCCTGTTCGCGCACGAGTGCCGCCGGGTCGTACCCGGCGAGGTCGCCCGCGCCCGACACGTGCGAGCCGCCGTGGACCCAGACCAGGACGGGCATGCGCTCGCCCCGGTCCTCTGCGGGGCGGGTGATCGACAGCCGAAGGCAGTCCTCGTCGAACTCGACCCCGCGGAGCGGTTCGCCGAGCAGGCGTGCGCTGGGGCTCGCCGGCTGGGGGCACGCCCGACGGATCTCCAGCAGCGGGGCGGCCTCGTCGGGGTCGAGTGCGACCGGGCGCGGAAGCCCGTACCGCCCCGCGGTCGCGTAGCGCAGATTGCGGATGCGCACGACGCCCTCGCCCGCGAGCGCGGCGAACGCCGCGCCGGAGCGGGCGCGGAACGACGTCCGCTCCCCGCTGGGCCCCGAGGTCGCGCTCGCGCCCGCGCTGGCGCTGGCGTTGGCGCTCGCGCTCGCGCCCGAGATCGAAGTCGCGGTCGAGCCGACGTCGGGCATCGGGTCCGGGTGCGTCATGGCGGGCTCCATCGGTCGCGGCGGGTGCGGACATGCACAGGCTATCCGCGCCCGCCGACGTGCTCACCGATGGGGGTTGGTCGCAGCCCCGTCGAGCCACAGCGTGTCGCTCGGGTCGCTGTGCGTCCCGCCGCTGTCGACGTGCTTCGCGCTGATCTGCGGACCCTTCGTGATGACGTGGACGAGGGCCATGGCGTGGCCGCGGCCGAGGCCGTAGTCGGCGGCGAGCCAGTCGACGATGGGTGCGGCCTTCGTACCGGGTCCGAAGCCCCGCTCGTCGGCCAGCGCGACGAACTCGCGCGGGGTGAGCCCGGTCCTGGCCTCGATGTTGTCGAGGTACGACTGGAACGACATGACGTGCTCCTTCCGGTTTCAGGCCTCGTCGGCCCAGGTCTGGACGATGACGTCGGAGGCGTGGATGCACAGCACCTTCAGTCGGTCGTCGCCGACGTTCTCGAAGCGGTGCCAGACGCCCGCGGGCACGGTCGCCGTGTCGCCCGTGCGGGCGATGATCCGGCGCTCGCCGAGGGTGAGTTCGGCGGTGCCCTCGATGACGTACCAGGTCTCGGTGTACGGATGCCAGTGCAGCCCGGGGCCCTCGCCGTTGTCGTAGTCGACGAAGAAGTAGGAGATGCCGGCGCCGTGCTCGCGGCCGACGAATCGGCGCGTGCGGCTGGTCCCGAGCAGCAACGAGGCCGGCGGGACGACGACCTCGCCCGCCGGAGCGGTCATGGTCGGTGCGAGGGTGATCTCTGCGGCGTTCATGGGGAAAGGCTCGCGCTGCGGCATCCGCTCCGGGTAGCGTTTCGATCCGGATCGAAACATGCGTCGCGGAGGGGACGGCCATGGAGCCTCGATACGTGGACTTCCGACTCGCGCCGGGTGACGTCTCGGCGATCCGGTTCGGCGTCTCACCCGGTCACGAGCTGTGCCACGCCGTGCGCGTGCTGCAGCGGCCCGCCGACCATCCGCTCCAGTGGGGGTGGCTGCGCGGGGTCCGGGAACGCGTTCCCCGTGAGGCCTTCGCCCTGTTCGCCGTCCTCGTCCGGGAATCGGGGTACTTCCCGGACTTCCTCACGACGACCCCGACCTGGGATCTCGTGCCGGCCGATGAGGCGGCTCGGCTGCGCGAGATCCCCGACGACGGGATGCGCGTCGATCTCGGCAAGGTGGCCGCCCGGTCGACCGGCGCGCGGCGGGAGGCCGTCCTGCACCTGCTCGACGACCTGCCGCGCGCCCGCGCGATGATCGCCGACGCCTGGCTCGAACTCTGGTACGCGCTGGTCGCACCCGTCTGGCCGCAGCTCGAACGCATCCTGCGCGCCGACATCGCGGTTCGCGCCCGTCGCATCACGACCGACGGCATCAGCGTCATGGTCGAGGGCCTGCACCATCGGATCGGCTGGCACGACGGCGCCCTTCGCGTCCGGCTCACCCAGCACTCCGAGGTGCTCGACTGCCGGGGGACCGGCATCGTGCTCGTGCCATCCGTTCTCGGGGGCACCGGGCCCATGGTCCTGACCGAGCCGCCCGCGCAGCCCACCGTGTTCTACCCGGCGCAGGGCGTCACGGAGAACTGGGCGACGGATGCCACGGCGCTCGCCGATGCGCTCGGCGCCCTGCTCGGGTCCGCTCGCGCGGCGATCCTGCTGGGCGCGCACGACGCGCGGACGACCTCGCAGGTCGCCGCCGACGTCGGGCTCGCGATCTCGACCGCGTCGCACCACCTCGGCGTCCTTCGCGACGCCGGGCTCGTCGCGAGTCGCCGCGACGGTGCGCGGGTGCTGCACCTGCGGACGCCGCTCGGCGAGGCGCTGGTCGGCGCCGGGGTGTGACCTCGGCGCCGCCCGCGCCGTTGCGCAGGCGCCGCCCCGCCGGGCCGGGCGGAGCAGGGCCGGGCGCCGGCGGTCAGCCCGCGAGGACCGCTGCGAGGCTCTCGCGCACGATCGCGAGGCCGCGGCGCAGCTCGTCCTCGGTGATCGTGAGGGCGGGCAGGAACTTCAGCACCTCGTCGTGCGCGCCGGAGGTCTCGATGACGAGGCCGCGCTCGAACGCCGCCTTCGACACGCGCCCCGCGAGCGTGCGGTCGGCGTCGCACGCGATGCCCTGGAAGAGTCCGCGGCCGCGGACGACGAAGCCGAGGTCGGCGTGCTCGGCGGCGATCGCCTCGAGCTCGGCCCGCAGCAGTGCGGACTTCGCGGCGACGTCCTCCATGAACGCGGAGTCGGCCCAGTACGTCTCGAGCGCGACGCTCGCCGACACGAACGCGAGGTTGTTGCCCCGGAACGTGCCGGTGTGGGCGCCCGGCTTCCAGACGTCCACCTCGGGGCGGAGCAGTACGAGCGACATCGGCAGGCCCGAGCCCGAGATCGACTTCGACACCGTCACGATGTCGGGCACGATGCCCGACTCCTCGAACGCGAAGAACGCGCCCGTGCGGCCGACGCCGGCCTGGATCTCGTCGAGGATGAGCAGGATGCCGCGTGCCTCGGTGATCGCGCGCAGGCGCCGCAGCCAGCCCGGGCTCGCGACGTTGATGCCGCCCTCGCCCTGGACCGCCTCGACGATGACCGCGGCCGGGAGGTCGAGCCCCGAGCCCGGGTCGTCGAGCATCCGCTCGAAGAGGTCGAGCGTGTCCACGTCCGGGCCGAGGTAGCCGTCGAACGGCAGGCGCGCGACGTCGTCGAGGCCGACGCCCGCCGCTGCGCGGTAGTGGCTGTTGCCCGTCGTGGCGAGGCCGCCGAGGCTCAGGCCGTGGAAGGCGTTCGTGAACGCGACGACGTTCGAGCGGCCGGTCGCCTGGCGGGCGACCTTGAGCGCCGCCTCGACGGCGTTGGCTCCGGTGGGGCCGGTGAACTGGAGCTTGTGGTCGAGTCCGCGCGGCGCGAGCACGAGTCGTTCGAACGCCTCGATGAACGCCTTCTTGGCCGAGGTGGCCATGTCGAGGCCGTGGATGATGCCGCCGTGCTCGAGGTACTCGATGAGCGCAGCCGTGAACGCCGGGTTGTTGTGGCCGTAGTTGAGCACGCCCGCGCCCGCGAAGAAGTCGAGGTACTCGCGACCGTCGGCGTCGACGAGCGTCGAGCCCGCGGCCCGGTCGAACACGGTCGGGAATGCGCGGACGTACCCGCGCACCTCTGATTCGCGACGGTCGAAGACATCCAGGGCGATGGCGCTGCTCATGGCAGGGCGGCTCCTCTCGAGGAAGGGACGGTGAGATGAGACTAGACGCTCCGCCCGGGAGTCCCGTGCACGCGGCATCCGTCGCCGATCAGCGCTCGCCGGCGGCCGGCCACGACCCGCCCGGGCCGAGCAGCACCCGCCACACCCAGTCGGCGGCGACCGCCACCGACGGGCGCGGTTCGCGCGCGAGCCACGCCTCGATCACGCCGAGCGCCGAGCCGGCGATGCCGGCGCTCACGACGTCGAGCGGGAGGCCCTCGAACGCGGGCGTGCCGGACCGGGTGATGCCCTCCTGCACGATCGCCTCGAGGCGGCCGCGCAGGCGTGCCATGACGACCGCGGAGCCGTGCGGGCCGAGCACGCGCCGGTAGACCTCGGCGTTCTCGTCGAGGTGCGAGAGGTAGTCG comes from the Agromyces marinus genome and includes:
- a CDS encoding GNAT family N-acetyltransferase; this translates as MSIEVRPAVAFDDVAAVIGPKRPDSNVCFCLSYRLRSSKENLALRGPERGDRVRELCGEDPAPGVVAYDGDEPVGWAAIHPRADTSFATNRRIPHVDDLDVWSLWCVRVRPGHRKQGVSHHLVAGAVRFAREHGAPMVEAYPVDNGGERVDLTMAYVGTRATFERAGFVKAADTTSVLNGFPRVLMRLDLR
- a CDS encoding carboxylesterase family protein; the encoded protein is MTHPDPMPDVGSTATSISGASASANASASAGASATSGPSGERTSFRARSGAAFAALAGEGVVRIRNLRYATAGRYGLPRPVALDPDEAAPLLEIRRACPQPASPSARLLGEPLRGVEFDEDCLRLSITRPAEDRGERMPVLVWVHGGSHVSGAGDLAGYDPAALVREQGVLVVAVTSRLGQLGYPTDDAHPANLALHDLIAAFRWVRAHIAEFGGDPERVTAWGQSSGADAIAHVLAADGADGLFRRVILQSAPFGIRRGRAEMQERMRVAAGPLDPAAPIDDVFAAQADAKAAAAGSGLRSAMPFGPRYGRAPLPEEAAVERRWRERAASLDVLVTCNRDETSFFFEVDPKLAALAARPVVGRMLRRLVTSRTTDGVYRRDGRRFARLLASAGANVRFGEFDGHPAGGSLGSTHAIELALLFPAAEAWAGTPLLAPHGDEALVEAGSALRAAWGGFARDGRIADTAVPTGSGWTGGLRVLGA
- a CDS encoding DUF4287 domain-containing protein, whose product is MSFQSYLDNIEARTGLTPREFVALADERGFGPGTKAAPIVDWLAADYGLGRGHAMALVHVITKGPQISAKHVDSGGTHSDPSDTLWLDGAATNPHR
- a CDS encoding cupin domain-containing protein — encoded protein: MNAAEITLAPTMTAPAGEVVVPPASLLLGTSRTRRFVGREHGAGISYFFVDYDNGEGPGLHWHPYTETWYVIEGTAELTLGERRIIARTGDTATVPAGVWHRFENVGDDRLKVLCIHASDVIVQTWADEA
- a CDS encoding ArsR/SmtB family transcription factor, coding for MDFRLAPGDVSAIRFGVSPGHELCHAVRVLQRPADHPLQWGWLRGVRERVPREAFALFAVLVRESGYFPDFLTTTPTWDLVPADEAARLREIPDDGMRVDLGKVAARSTGARREAVLHLLDDLPRARAMIADAWLELWYALVAPVWPQLERILRADIAVRARRITTDGISVMVEGLHHRIGWHDGALRVRLTQHSEVLDCRGTGIVLVPSVLGGTGPMVLTEPPAQPTVFYPAQGVTENWATDATALADALGALLGSARAAILLGAHDARTTSQVAADVGLAISTASHHLGVLRDAGLVASRRDGARVLHLRTPLGEALVGAGV
- the ectB gene encoding diaminobutyrate--2-oxoglutarate transaminase is translated as MSSAIALDVFDRRESEVRGYVRAFPTVFDRAAGSTLVDADGREYLDFFAGAGVLNYGHNNPAFTAALIEYLEHGGIIHGLDMATSAKKAFIEAFERLVLAPRGLDHKLQFTGPTGANAVEAALKVARQATGRSNVVAFTNAFHGLSLGGLATTGNSHYRAAAGVGLDDVARLPFDGYLGPDVDTLDLFERMLDDPGSGLDLPAAVIVEAVQGEGGINVASPGWLRRLRAITEARGILLILDEIQAGVGRTGAFFAFEESGIVPDIVTVSKSISGSGLPMSLVLLRPEVDVWKPGAHTGTFRGNNLAFVSASVALETYWADSAFMEDVAAKSALLRAELEAIAAEHADLGFVVRGRGLFQGIACDADRTLAGRVSKAAFERGLVIETSGAHDEVLKFLPALTITEDELRRGLAIVRESLAAVLAG
- a CDS encoding TetR/AcrR family transcriptional regulator, translating into MDVRVERTRRALQEALFALAREHPLEEVTVAEIVTRAGVNRSSFYQHYSDKETLLADALDAAAGLAGADLPEVAEPLAGPPQALFDYLSHLDENAEVYRRVLGPHGSAVVMARLRGRLEAIVQEGITRSGTPAFEGLPLDVVSAGIAGSALGVIEAWLAREPRPSVAVAADWVWRVLLGPGGSWPAAGER